Below is a genomic region from Candidatus Woesearchaeota archaeon.
GTATTTCCTTTGGAATTATATATAATAGTAATTTAAAATTATTTTCACTATTGTAAAATAATAATCAATTTTTAATATATAATAAATTAAGAGTTATTTATGATAAGAGTTTCTTTTGGAAAAAATAAATTAAAAATCTCAAAAAAAAGATTTTTAGTCATTCATTAAAGAATAAGAAAGGATTTCAGTTTGCTCTTGAGAGTTTAGTTGGTGTAGTTTTATCTGTAATTGCACTTATGTTTATTGTTAGTTTATTTTCTAAAGTTTTTTTACAAACACCAACAAATGAAAAAATTGTAGATTACAATGCTAGAAGTATTGTTTCTTTTGTTGATTTTTCTTCTAAAAAATATTCTACTGAAGAAAATTGTTATACTATGTTAAAATTAGAAAATTTAGAGAATTATCAATTTACAGAAGATGGGAGAAATTATTTTTATGTAATTGGAAAAAAAGGTTTAGATACCGGTGTTTATATTATAAAAATGGAATATCTGAAAAATGTTTATGAAACTGAATCTTTAAATGATGTTCCTGCTAAATTTTACAAGTTTAAGCAAGATGATATTAAACTTATGTTAGATGATACTGCAGATTTAGGTTTTACTCTTAATGTTGAAATTTTTTCATTTGGAGGAGTTGATACTAACCTTAAATTAGAAGAAGATGTTAGATTTATTTTATTAGTTCCAGATTTTGATGTAAAATTAGGAATGTTTACTGTTGAATTTTTAAATAAAAATCAAAATGTTTTAAGAGGAAAAATTTATAAAAATGATGATGAAGAAGAACCAGAAGGATTTCATTTAGGTTTTAATTCTTATAATGGAGAATTATTTTTAACTAAATCTGATTATTCTAATAGTTTAATTGGATATAAGAGTTGTTTTTCAAATGAAATTTCTCAAAATTATTATGAGCAGATAATTTTGAATGATCCTCAATTAGCTGATTTTGTAAATAAAAAATTGATTTTTGATTATGTTGATGAAAATGGTTTAGAATACGATTTTAAATTTGTTTGGTCTGTTAATGGAATAGAGTGTCCAACTAGTGAGAATAAAAAATGTGTAGATTATTTAGGAGATAATTTTGAAGAATTAACTTATGATGAATTTAGAAAAAAAGTAAGAGATGTGTATAATAACAAATTTAAGGATACCTCGGGAGTAGGTGGTTCAAAATTAGTTGATATAAAAGAATTAAATTATGAGGATATAATTAATGGTAATTTAGAAAACATTGAACCTTATGATTATGAGTCTTTATTTGTTGAATATGATATGGGACATTTATACAGAGCTAACACTGAAAATGTTATGAGGGCAGATTTTGGAGATTTTGCTTTTCAGGGTTTTAAAGAAGAAAATATTGAATGTGATGATAATGAATTTTGTGATTATGGAGGTTTTAAAAATGGAAATATTTATTATTATAATCCCGATTTTGAAGGTTTTGTTATGTTTAATATTAATATGTTAAGGAAATACAATAATGAATATTATTTCGTTGGTGAAAAAATTGATTTGAATAAGGGTAAGTTTGATGATGTGAATTGGTCTCCATTAAGAAAAGATTTTGAATTTTATAGTTTTAATATTCCAACAGAGTTAGGAACAAGAACTGTATTTTTATCCAAAGCTCAATTGAGTGGTGTTAGAAGTTTTAGTGGTGGTGTTGAAGAATGATTAGATTTGATAAAAAAGCAAATTCAACATATATTTTAGTTATGATAATTGTTACTTTAGTTTCTTTTTTTGTTTATTTGAGTTTTTTTACTAATTTAATGCCAAATGCAGTTTCTTCTACAGATGATATTTCTTGTAGAACTTATCTTGCAATGAAGAGTTTTCCAGGAGTTAAATTTGGTGAATTTTTTTATAATATTAATCAAAAATGTAGAGTTGATGATGATATAAAGATAGATTTAACAGACAAAGAAGAGGCATTTGAAGAAATTGCAGTAGAGATGTCTAGGTGTTGGTATAGATATGGAGAAGGAGAACTTGATTTTTTAAGTAGTTGGGATACTTCAGGAAATTGGTGTTTTTTGTGTGGCGCAGTAGAGATGAAAAGTAATGCCAATAGTTTCATGTTTAATGAGTTTATAACTTGGACAGAAGAGAATGATTTTAATGAGAGTTTGAATTTTTATGAATATATTGGTATGAGACATACTGATATTGATGATATTAAACTTGATGGGATAAGAGATGAGTATGAGGCTTTAGTTAATGATCCTGATATTGGTGGAGAGTATAAAGATTTAATTATGGTTTTAAGTAATCAAATTACAGATTTAACTGAACTTAAGAATAAAAGAATAGATTCAGTAGATGAGAAAGTTTATATTGTTTATAGATATGATAGGGTTGATAAAAAATTTGAAGAAAATTTAAAAGATGCTGGAAATAGCGCATTAACTGGGGCTATAGGAGGTTTGGCTTTATCTATGCTTGCAGAAGGTTTAGCTGAAGCTGCAATAGGGGGAACTATTGGTTTTGTAGCAGGTTCAGTTGTTCCTGTAGGAGTAACTTCAGTTATAGGTGGAGTTGGAGGAGCAGGAGCTGGTTTTATTTTTGGAGTTTTAAATGGAGCTAAAAAAACAGTTATGTCTGTTGATAAAGTTTTGAGAATTACTAAACTTATGAAAAAGATTTCAACACATGTTAAAAATTCGAGATTTTTAGTTAAAGGTGGAGAAGAATTAGTAGAACATTCAGATGAATTATTTAAAGCAGAAAAATTAGTTGTAGATACACTTCAAGCTGAAGTTAAATTATCCAAAAGAATTCAAGATTTTGAAGCAACACCAAAAGAAATGGAGGAATTTGCATCTTTTATTGCAAAAGATCATCCTGATATGAGTAAATCATTTAAAGGTATTAGTGAGATTATGACTGACCTTGAAATTGATAATTTTAAGAGTATTGATAAAAAAATATTTAATTTGAAAGCTGATAAAATTTCACTTAATAAATTAGAGACAAGTATTAAAGGTATTGATCCAAAAACATTAGAAGAATTAGCGGCCAAAAATGGTGCTTTAGGTGAAGAAATTGTAAATTTGCAGGCTTTAAGAAATTTAGCATTAGATGAAATTACTAAGATGAGTAAGGGAGTAGAAATAAATGAAGTTCCAGGTATTAAGAATTATTTAAGAGCTGCATCAGTTATTGTTCCAGCCGTAGTTGGAGGTGTTGTTGGCACTGCACTTAATGATAATTATAGACAGTATGTAGATTTACTTACAAGAGAACAATATTATAGATTGTGTGGGACTGAGAGAGGAAATTTTGGTTAGTAACAAAACATAGTAAAATTAATTTTTTATGTGCATTTTAAAATTAAGAATTTTAAATAGTTTTATAAATACTTTTTTTGTTTAATTAATATAAATAAATAAATTAAAAGATGAAGAATAAAAAAAATTATTATATTATTTCAATTACGATTTTTGTAGTATGGTTGATTTTCATTTCATTTTTGTATTTTAGTTTTAAATAAAGATGGTGGAAGAGGAAAATAAAAAATTAGCAATAATATTACTTGGGGCTCCAGGTAGTGGAAAAGGAACACAAGGAGAAATCTTAGAGAAGAGTATTGGTTTTAAGAGATATGTTATGAGTGATTTAATTAAGAAAGAATTAAAACCAGGTTCTCAGATTGGTGAGAAAATTAAAAAAGGAATACTTCTTGGTGATTCAGATATTTTTAAAACTTTTAGGGAAGGATTTAAGTCAGAAAAAGAAATCATTATTGATGGAGTTCCTAGAACACTTGATCAGGCTTATTGGCTTTATGGTTTTTTAATGAGACATGAGTATGAAATTAAATTGGTTTTCTTTAATGTTGATGAGAAAAAATTAGTTAAGAGAATTACTTCTAGAGTTTATTGTCCAAAGTGTCATAGAGGTTACAATACTCTTTTGAAGAAACCTAAAAAAGAAGGGATTTGTGATTTTGATTCTGAGAAACTTATTCAAAGAGAAGATGATACAAAGAAGATTTTTGGTGAGAGACTTAAAATTTTTGATGATGTAAGAAATGCAATTCTTAATGTTTATGAGGGAGAAATTATTAATGTTGATGGAGATTCAGGAATTGATAAAGTTAGCCAAGATTTACTTAAAAAAATTGTTGTTAGATAGTTAAATTGATTTTAATTAAATAGTTAAAAAATAAAAAAAAATGAGAAGTTCCACTTAAACTTCCCAAAGTTTCACATGGGAAGGGATGCAAACAAATGCATTTGTTTGATGCCTTGTTAAAATAAAAAAAAAGATGAGAAGTTTTGCTTTGGCCTCAGGGTCTTCAGGAAATTGTTATTATGTTGAAACAGATAAAGTTAAAATTTTAGTTGATGTAGGTTTAAGTTTTAAGAAGATTAAAGAGATTTTAGATTCAAGAGGTGTTGAAGTTGAAGATATTGATTATATTTTTATTACTCATGAGCATAGCGATCATGCTTCCGGGTTGCCTATGTTTTTGAAAAATGTTAAGAATGTGAAGATTTTATTGTCTCAAGGAACATATGATGGATTGAAGTTAAAACTTGAGAATTATGAGATTATCAAGAATCATCAAATAGTTACTTTAGAAGATTTGAAAACATTTGTTGTTGAAAAACCTCATGATACAATAGAAGCAATGTCTTTTGTTTTTGAAAACAATGGGATGAAGGTTGGAATTTTTACAGATATTGGTTATATTGGTGATGAGATTAAACATATTTTGAAGAGTTTAAATGTTGTTTATTTTGAGGCTAATTATTGTCAGAGTGTTATAAAAAATAATAGTGATTTAAATTATAATTATGTTAATCGGCTTACTTCTGATGAAGGGCATTTGGGGCTTGATGAGTGTTGCGATGTTTTGAAGAATGTAACTTTTGATTCGCAAAAAATTATTTTATCACATATTTCTACGAATACTAATTTTTATGAAAATGCTTATGTTAAAGTTAAAAATAGTTTAAAAGAAGTTGGATTGTTTCCAGAAATTTTTGTTAGTTTTCAAGGAGAAGCTACAGATTGGTTTTAACAATAGTTTTTTAATTAGAATATTATTAATATTTTTTAGATAAAAATGATGCAGTCAAAATTTCATTGAAATTTTTCGGTTTCATTTTAACAAGATAAAAATGATTATTGCGATTTCAGGAAGTGTTGGTGTTGGAAAAACAACTATTGCAAAAGAACTTTCTAAAAAATTAAGTTTTGAGATTATTCATTTGAATGATTGGGCAAAGGAGTTTATGATTGAAGAAGTTAAAGAACTTCAAACTTTTGATTTTAATGTTGAGGGTCTTATTCATAAGGTTAATCAATATATTTCTAATAATTTGAGTAAGAATATTATTTTTGAAGGACATTTTGCGCATTTTATTAATCCTGAATTAGTTGATTTTTTGTTTGTGATTACAAGAAATTTAAAGGAATTGGGCGCAGAGTATGAGAAAAGAGAGTATAATGAACAAAAAATTAAAGATAATTTAGAAGTAGAGAGTTTTAATTTGTGTTTTTATGAAGGAATTGAAGAGGGTTATGAAGAGGAAAAACAGATTTTTGTTATTGAAAATTCTAAGAGTTTAGAGAAGATTTTGGTTGAGATTGAATATTTAATTAAAAGATAATAAAAGATAAGCTTTTTAAAGAAATTATTTTTATTATTATATATGTCGTTTTATAGAAATCTGTTATTACACATTCCAGAGGTTAGAGGACCTGAGAAAAAACAGTCTTTGAAAAATCGAATGCTTTGGACATTTGGTATTTTAATTTTGTTTCTTTTTTTAGCTTCCGTGCCTTTGTTTGGAGTTGATGCTACTCAAGCATCGTATTTTAAGCATTTAGAGCTGTTATTAGGAGCAAAGATTGGAACTTTGCTAACATTAGGTATTGGTCCTATAGTTATGGGTTCAATTGTTTTACAATTGCTTAAAGGAGCAGGAATTTTAAAGTTTGATATGAATTCAGAAGAAGGTAAATTTATTTATGCTGGAACTCATAAACTTGTTACATTTGTGTTTATTATTGTTGAATCTTTAGCATATGTTGCTTTTGGAGGTATTGCCGCCAAATCGCCCGAGTTTTTTTGGGTGGTCGTAATTCAATTAGGGCTTGGTGCACTTATCGTATTTTATATGGACGAAGTTGTTAAAAAATGGGGTTTTGGTTCAGGAGTTTCATTATTTATTGCTGCAGGAATTGCGCAAGCAGTTTTTACACAGATGTTTAGTCCATATAGTGTAACCGGAGTTTTGGCTTGGCCTTTTGGTTCTGAAGCGCCAATTGGTAGTCTGATTGCATTGTTTTATTATTTAAGAATTGCTGAGATTGCATTATTATTCACAGAAGTTTTAATTCCTGTTGGAATTACAGTTTTACTTTTCTTTGTGATTGTATTTTTTCAATCAATTAATGTTGAGATTCCACTGTCTTTTGGTAAGGTTAGAGGACAGAGCATTAAATGGCCACTAAATTTCTTTTATTCAGGAGTAATTCCAATCATTTTAATTTCAGCTCTTGCGGCTAATTTAAGATTATGGTCAACTCTTTTGATGAATTTTGTTGGTGAGAATACTTCAGGTTTTGCCTATTTTGTGTCTAAATATCTTTTAGGACAAGTAACTGCTACAGGAACACCAACTTCTGGAATTATTAATTGGATTTATCCTTTAACTTTGACTGATCATTTGAGTACGATTCTTTCATTTGATGTGTGGCCTCATATGCTTTCATATATGATTTATATGGTTGTAGGAGCTACAGTTTTTTCATATTTTTGGGTTCAAACTTCAGGTATGGATTCAAGGTCTCAAGCTAAGCAAATTATTAATTCAGGTTTACAAATTCCAGGATTTAGAAAGGATGAGAGAATTATTGAGAGAGTTTTAGATAGATATATTGTACCTTTAACTATTATGGGTGGAATTGGTATTGGTCTTTTAGCTTTTACTGCTGATACTTTATCAGCACTTACTTCAGGAACAGGTATTTTACTTTTAGTTATGATTATTTATCAAATGTATCAACAATTAGCAAGAGAGTCTATGGATGATTTTGCTTTATTGAAGAAAGTTATGAGAAAGTAAACCTGGTTTACTTTATTTTTTATTCTTTATTTTATATCAAATTAATTACTATTGGTATTATTAGTACATTCATTAGATGAACTCGTTTTATGTTTAAATGAATGCATAGAGTTCCAAGAGAAATTGATGCTATCAGTATTAGTGTTGAGAAAAAATTTGTGATTGATATAATGAGAATTGTTAATGATAAAATTATTATTATGTTGAATTTTTTTTGATTTATTTTTGTAAATATTTGTATTAATATTTTTCCAAGTTTTAATGTTAGAAAGAATGCTATAATTGAGATTAGTATTGTTATGATTAGGAAGAGTATTAATTGGTTTTGAGAAATTGTTGTTTGAATTTGCGAGATGGCAATTATTGCTCCATTTCTTGCTCTGTTAATTAAATAGAATGTTAATATGCTTAATATGAAATTTGTCGTATTAATTATTCCCAGAGTTACTATGAATAGTTCTGTATTAATTTTTTTGAAAAACAGAGTTGAGAGAGTTGCTGCTTGAGAGTTTCCAATTCCTGGAGTTATTGAACAAAAAGATGCACTTATTCCTCCAATAAATATTGATTTGAAAAAGTTTTTGTCTGCTTTAAATTTTATTGTTAAATCTTGTTTGGGTATTTTTTCATTAGATTTTAGACTGTAGAGGAGAGTTGAGATTCCAAAAATTCCACTAAATAAGATCAATAGAGGTTGTTTTGAATGTGGAGAATTTAATGCTATTATTCCTAGTCCTGCTGCAAAGAGTGTTATGATAATTGCCCAAAATATTTTTGAGATAGTTTTTTCTGTGAGAATTAAAATTAGAATTGTTATTAATAGTAAGTATGGTGTAATTTTTTGAAATATAGGATATATTGATTGTATTGTTAAAAAGAATATTGGTCCAATTAGAATTAAGAATATAATTGATGCTAGACTCCCTATGGAGCTTAAAAATAGTGCTTGGTATGCTTTGCCCTCTAGAGTTAATCTATGTGCGGGCAAAACGCTTAGAGCAGTGTCTTCACTAGGGATTCCAAATACTATTGAGGGGATGAAATCTACAAAAGTGTGAGTTATTGACATTGTTAAAACTAATATTGATATTTCGGTTTTATTAAAATATATAAGAAGAGAAGCTAAATTTACAATTATCAGAGAAGCTATCATGTTAATATGGAGTCCAGGGATTAAACCTGTTAAAGTGCCAAATAAGATTCCAAGAATTATAGGGATAATTAATATTGGAATTTCCATATTTTGTTTTGATTTTTTGTTTTTTAAATTGTATTTGATTAATGTTTATCCTAAAGTGTTGTTTTTT
It encodes:
- a CDS encoding MBL fold metallo-hydrolase, translated to MRSFALASGSSGNCYYVETDKVKILVDVGLSFKKIKEILDSRGVEVEDIDYIFITHEHSDHASGLPMFLKNVKNVKILLSQGTYDGLKLKLENYEIIKNHQIVTLEDLKTFVVEKPHDTIEAMSFVFENNGMKVGIFTDIGYIGDEIKHILKSLNVVYFEANYCQSVIKNNSDLNYNYVNRLTSDEGHLGLDECCDVLKNVTFDSQKIILSHISTNTNFYENAYVKVKNSLKEVGLFPEIFVSFQGEATDWF
- a CDS encoding tripartite tricarboxylate transporter permease, whose product is MEIPILIIPIILGILFGTLTGLIPGLHINMIASLIIVNLASLLIYFNKTEISILVLTMSITHTFVDFIPSIVFGIPSEDTALSVLPAHRLTLEGKAYQALFLSSIGSLASIIFLILIGPIFFLTIQSIYPIFQKITPYLLLITILILILTEKTISKIFWAIIITLFAAGLGIIALNSPHSKQPLLILFSGIFGISTLLYSLKSNEKIPKQDLTIKFKADKNFFKSIFIGGISASFCSITPGIGNSQAATLSTLFFKKINTELFIVTLGIINTTNFILSILTFYLINRARNGAIIAISQIQTTISQNQLILFLIITILISIIAFFLTLKLGKILIQIFTKINQKKFNIIIILSLTILIISITNFFSTLILIASISLGTLCIHLNIKRVHLMNVLIIPIVINLI
- a CDS encoding AAA family ATPase is translated as MIIAISGSVGVGKTTIAKELSKKLSFEIIHLNDWAKEFMIEEVKELQTFDFNVEGLIHKVNQYISNNLSKNIIFEGHFAHFINPELVDFLFVITRNLKELGAEYEKREYNEQKIKDNLEVESFNLCFYEGIEEGYEEEKQIFVIENSKSLEKILVEIEYLIKR
- the secY gene encoding preprotein translocase subunit SecY; protein product: MSFYRNLLLHIPEVRGPEKKQSLKNRMLWTFGILILFLFLASVPLFGVDATQASYFKHLELLLGAKIGTLLTLGIGPIVMGSIVLQLLKGAGILKFDMNSEEGKFIYAGTHKLVTFVFIIVESLAYVAFGGIAAKSPEFFWVVVIQLGLGALIVFYMDEVVKKWGFGSGVSLFIAAGIAQAVFTQMFSPYSVTGVLAWPFGSEAPIGSLIALFYYLRIAEIALLFTEVLIPVGITVLLFFVIVFFQSINVEIPLSFGKVRGQSIKWPLNFFYSGVIPIILISALAANLRLWSTLLMNFVGENTSGFAYFVSKYLLGQVTATGTPTSGIINWIYPLTLTDHLSTILSFDVWPHMLSYMIYMVVGATVFSYFWVQTSGMDSRSQAKQIINSGLQIPGFRKDERIIERVLDRYIVPLTIMGGIGIGLLAFTADTLSALTSGTGILLLVMIIYQMYQQLARESMDDFALLKKVMRK
- a CDS encoding nucleoside monophosphate kinase, with protein sequence MVEEENKKLAIILLGAPGSGKGTQGEILEKSIGFKRYVMSDLIKKELKPGSQIGEKIKKGILLGDSDIFKTFREGFKSEKEIIIDGVPRTLDQAYWLYGFLMRHEYEIKLVFFNVDEKKLVKRITSRVYCPKCHRGYNTLLKKPKKEGICDFDSEKLIQREDDTKKIFGERLKIFDDVRNAILNVYEGEIINVDGDSGIDKVSQDLLKKIVVR